Proteins from a single region of Apostichopus japonicus isolate 1M-3 chromosome 21, ASM3797524v1, whole genome shotgun sequence:
- the LOC139963085 gene encoding uncharacterized protein isoform X2: MTEEQPPLKRVRLNDEAMMEMKREDLLHKWKQQDNYVDYLENSMAMHSGNDDIEEKLRQQQSEFTRKEKIQKLRLSTKEQEFQELANKLTEISKGQTPGANQLRSCLLDPALNLLFQRMKKELEDKSKQMQQAQEDMTAWKFTSDSQTGKRLMARCRTLLQENQDLGKQVSSGKIANLDAELAMQKKYNEEMKGSQDELYEMVLQLNEEGEGMQSTICALQQQLKEAQMKLANYKGEPSTDTNCTLTKLAPVEPPPTTDQENADKVNERTEDITESDKAGKTKINNQKYDGSVEKSNYDLQGGIDNDDNDGGGGEDEDHSMVSAHDDDDSIDSPSEISKGPEKDQESWGHHRHPEQSGPTSPRLDDLRDPSIKESRTMDDLEPKEQYVTSQVQQHEASQVRTTMSRGSTLSNNDDDSNIHQGQLRTNPPPEIVSPSGQSDEVGRTEVFRTRRSNRELEKVEYEKMESSSYADVEINEVSLESEKDDFDSQADRGSSLDSRTVNEISPDSPPNEPTITEGVEMAQSRESVGEHEMKGIQEVETKDGHADEADHERTSSDKEGTGKLMQPKIEMEIGDLEDSERTADHLQESERTASRLQVSEKIAGYDQDKETAAGFTQDNERKTVCVQENERKAVYVQDNERKTVYVQEYERTTTDQMMESERTATDHTQDSERTTDHLQDSQRTTDHLQDSERNMEYRTEGETDGKVEVIGKDERNDDANGDDDDDDDDDDSLDNQGDKISSESHFSEKDAESVEDNGNPTSPEKNGEVTTPMSPQSPENHSEPSNCDTGDDVGMVSKADSDTSESDCRPLSEVNANDDKSVVKTTNGLESDELKDSGLPNHSPEKEKNVTLKVQGAERTNGPSVPQGGELVQADSVEGIGEVRTA; this comes from the exons ATGACAGAAGAGCAACCGCCTCTTAAAAGG GTCCGTCTTAACGATGAGGCGATGATGGAAATGAAGAGGGAGGATCTACTCCACAAATGGAAGCAGCAAGATAATTATGTGGACTATCTGGAGAACTCCATGGCTATGCACAGCGGCAATG ATGATATCGAAGAGAAACTCCGCCAGCAGCAGTCCGAGTTCACCAGGAAGGAAAAGATCCAGAAACTACGATTGAGCACCAAGGAACAGGAATTCCAAGAGTTAGCT AACAAACTTACTGAGATATCTAAAGGTCAGACTCCTGGAGCTAACCAGCTGAGATCTTGTCTGTTAGATCCAGCACTGAATCTCCTTTTCCAGAGGATGAAGAAGGAATTGGAggacaaaagtaaacaaatgcaGCAGGCCCAAGAAGATATGACCGCATGGAAGTTTACCTCAGACAG TCAAACCGGCAAGCGTCTTATGGCCCGCTGTCGCACACTACTACAAGAGAACCAGGACCTTGGGAAACAAGTTTCATCGGGGAAGATAGCAAATCTTGATGCTGAGCTGGCCATGCAGAAAAAATACAACGAAGAAATGAAAGGGAGCCAGGACG AGTTGTACGAGATGGTGTTGCAGTTGAACGAGGAAGGAGAAGGCATGCAGTCCACTATTTGTGCTCTCCAGCAGCAGCTTAAAGAAGCTCAAATGAAACTAGCCAATTATAAAGGCGAACCCTCGACAGATACAAACTGCACTTTAACAAAACTTGCCCCTGTTGAACCTCCTCCTACGACTGACCAAGAAAATGCTGATAAGGTTAATGAAAGGACAGAAGATATCACAGAAAGTGATAAGGCAGGTAAAACTAAAATCAATAATCAAAAGTATGATGGTAGTGTTGAAAAATCAAATTATGACTTGCAAGGAGGTATTGACAATGATGACAACGATGGCGGTGGTGGTGAGGATGAAGATCACTCAATGGTGTCAGCTCACGACGATGATGACTCGATAGATTCTCCCTCAGAGATTTCCAAAGGACCTGAGAAAGATCAGGAATCGTGGGGCCACCACCGCCACCCAGAGCAAAGTGGGCCCACGAGCCCCCGGCTAGATGACTTAAGGGACCCTAGTATAAAAGAGTCAAGAACTATGGACGACCTGGAGCCTAAAGAGCAATATGTCACATCTCAGGTACAACAACATGAAGCGAGTCAGGTTAGAACTACTATGAGCAGGGGTTCCACCCTAAGCAACAATGATGATGACAGCAACATCCATCAGGGTCAGTTAAGAACTAACCCCCCACCTGAAATAGTATCACCTTCTGGTCAATCAGACGAAGTAGGTAGGACTGAAGTTTTCAGGACTCGGAGGAGCAATAGGGAATTGGAAAAAGTCGAGTATGAGAAAATGGAAAGCAGCAGCTATGCAGATGTGGAAATTAATGAAGTGTCCCTTGAATCAGAGAAAGATGATTTTGATAGCCAAGCTGATCGTGGCAGCAGCTTGGACTCAAGAACCGTGAACGAGATAAGTCCAGATAGCCCGCCTAATGAACCAACCATAACCGAGGGAGTAGAAATGGCACAAAGTAGGGAGTCTGTTGGGGAACACGAGATGAAAGGAATTCAGGAAGTCGAGACGAAAGATGGCCATGCGGACGAAGCAGACCACGAAAGGACTTCTAGTGATAAGGAAGGGACCGGTAAGCTAATGCAACCAAAAATCGAAATGGAAATAGGAGATCTTGAGGATAGTGAAAGGACGGCAGACCATTTGCAAGAAAGTGAAAGGACGGCAAGTCGCTTGCAGGTTAGTGAAAAGATAGCTGGGTACGATCAGGATAAAGAAACAGCAGCTGGCTTCACGCAGGATAACGAAAGGAAGACCGTCTGTGTGCAGGAAAATGAAAGGAAGGCCGTCTATGTGCAGGATAACGAAAGGAAGACCGTCTATGTGCAGGAATATGAAAGGACTACCACTGACCAAATGATGGAAAGTGAAAGGACAGCCACTGACCACACTCAGGACAGTG AAAGGACAACTGACCACTTGCAGGATAGTCAAAGGACAACTGACCACTTGCAGGATAGTGAAAGAAACATGGAGTATAGGACAGAGGGGGAAACAGATGGCAAAGTAGAGGTAATTGGTAAGGATGAAAGAAATGATGATGctaatggtgatgatgatgatgatgatgatgatgatgatagtttagATAACCAAGGTGATAAAATTAGTAGTGAGAGTCATTTTTCTGAAAAGGACGCCGAGTCAGTGGAAGACAATGGTAACCCCACCAGTCCAGAAAAGAACGGGGAGGTGACCACGCCCATGTCACCTCAGAGTCCCGAAAATCACAGTGAACCCAGTAACTGCGATACTGGTGACGATGTAGGAATGGTTAGCAAAGCAGACAGTGACACTAGTGAAAGTGACTGTCGCCCTCTAAGTGAGGTCAATGCAAATGATGACAAATCTGTCGTGAAGACGACTAACGGCTTAGAGAGCGACGAATTGAAAGATTCAGGTTTGCCTAATCATTCCCCTGAAAAGGAGAAGAATGTGACCTTGAAAGTTCAAGGCGCTGAGAGGACGAACGGTCCCAGTGTCCCTCAGGGGGGAGAACTGGTCCAGGCAGATTCAGTAGAGGGTATCGGGGAGGTTAGGACTGCTTAA
- the LOC139963085 gene encoding uncharacterized protein isoform X1: MTEEQPPLKRVRLNDEAMMEMKREDLLHKWKQQDNYVDYLENSMAMHSGNDDIEEKLRQQQSEFTRKEKIQKLRLSTKEQEFQELANKLTEISKGQTPGANQLRSCLLDPALNLLFQRMKKELEDKSKQMQQAQEDMTAWKFTSDSQTGKRLMARCRTLLQENQDLGKQVSSGKIANLDAELAMQKKYNEEMKGSQDELYEMVLQLNEEGEGMQSTICALQQQLKEAQMKLANYKGEPSTDTNCTLTKLAPVEPPPTTDQENADKVNERTEDITESDKAGKTKINNQKYDGSVEKSNYDLQGGIDNDDNDGGGGEDEDHSMVSAHDDDDSIDSPSEISKGPEKDQESWGHHRHPEQSGPTSPRLDDLRDPSIKESRTMDDLEPKEQYVTSQVQQHEASQVRTTMSRGSTLSNNDDDSNIHQGQLRTNPPPEIVSPSGQSDEVGRTEVFRTRRSNRELEKVEYEKMESSSYADVEINEVSLESEKDDFDSQADRGSSLDSRTVNEISPDSPPNEPTITEGVEMAQSRESVGEHEMKGIQEVETKDGHADEADHERTSSDKEGTGKLMQPKIEMEIGDLEDSERTADHLQESERTASRLQVSEKIAGYDQDKETAAGFTQDNERKTVCVQENERKAVYVQDNERKTVYVQEYERTTTDQMMESERTATDHTQDSERTTDHLQDSQRTTDHLQDSQRTTDHLQDSERNMEYRTEGETDGKVEVIGKDERNDDANGDDDDDDDDDDSLDNQGDKISSESHFSEKDAESVEDNGNPTSPEKNGEVTTPMSPQSPENHSEPSNCDTGDDVGMVSKADSDTSESDCRPLSEVNANDDKSVVKTTNGLESDELKDSGLPNHSPEKEKNVTLKVQGAERTNGPSVPQGGELVQADSVEGIGEVRTA; encoded by the exons ATGACAGAAGAGCAACCGCCTCTTAAAAGG GTCCGTCTTAACGATGAGGCGATGATGGAAATGAAGAGGGAGGATCTACTCCACAAATGGAAGCAGCAAGATAATTATGTGGACTATCTGGAGAACTCCATGGCTATGCACAGCGGCAATG ATGATATCGAAGAGAAACTCCGCCAGCAGCAGTCCGAGTTCACCAGGAAGGAAAAGATCCAGAAACTACGATTGAGCACCAAGGAACAGGAATTCCAAGAGTTAGCT AACAAACTTACTGAGATATCTAAAGGTCAGACTCCTGGAGCTAACCAGCTGAGATCTTGTCTGTTAGATCCAGCACTGAATCTCCTTTTCCAGAGGATGAAGAAGGAATTGGAggacaaaagtaaacaaatgcaGCAGGCCCAAGAAGATATGACCGCATGGAAGTTTACCTCAGACAG TCAAACCGGCAAGCGTCTTATGGCCCGCTGTCGCACACTACTACAAGAGAACCAGGACCTTGGGAAACAAGTTTCATCGGGGAAGATAGCAAATCTTGATGCTGAGCTGGCCATGCAGAAAAAATACAACGAAGAAATGAAAGGGAGCCAGGACG AGTTGTACGAGATGGTGTTGCAGTTGAACGAGGAAGGAGAAGGCATGCAGTCCACTATTTGTGCTCTCCAGCAGCAGCTTAAAGAAGCTCAAATGAAACTAGCCAATTATAAAGGCGAACCCTCGACAGATACAAACTGCACTTTAACAAAACTTGCCCCTGTTGAACCTCCTCCTACGACTGACCAAGAAAATGCTGATAAGGTTAATGAAAGGACAGAAGATATCACAGAAAGTGATAAGGCAGGTAAAACTAAAATCAATAATCAAAAGTATGATGGTAGTGTTGAAAAATCAAATTATGACTTGCAAGGAGGTATTGACAATGATGACAACGATGGCGGTGGTGGTGAGGATGAAGATCACTCAATGGTGTCAGCTCACGACGATGATGACTCGATAGATTCTCCCTCAGAGATTTCCAAAGGACCTGAGAAAGATCAGGAATCGTGGGGCCACCACCGCCACCCAGAGCAAAGTGGGCCCACGAGCCCCCGGCTAGATGACTTAAGGGACCCTAGTATAAAAGAGTCAAGAACTATGGACGACCTGGAGCCTAAAGAGCAATATGTCACATCTCAGGTACAACAACATGAAGCGAGTCAGGTTAGAACTACTATGAGCAGGGGTTCCACCCTAAGCAACAATGATGATGACAGCAACATCCATCAGGGTCAGTTAAGAACTAACCCCCCACCTGAAATAGTATCACCTTCTGGTCAATCAGACGAAGTAGGTAGGACTGAAGTTTTCAGGACTCGGAGGAGCAATAGGGAATTGGAAAAAGTCGAGTATGAGAAAATGGAAAGCAGCAGCTATGCAGATGTGGAAATTAATGAAGTGTCCCTTGAATCAGAGAAAGATGATTTTGATAGCCAAGCTGATCGTGGCAGCAGCTTGGACTCAAGAACCGTGAACGAGATAAGTCCAGATAGCCCGCCTAATGAACCAACCATAACCGAGGGAGTAGAAATGGCACAAAGTAGGGAGTCTGTTGGGGAACACGAGATGAAAGGAATTCAGGAAGTCGAGACGAAAGATGGCCATGCGGACGAAGCAGACCACGAAAGGACTTCTAGTGATAAGGAAGGGACCGGTAAGCTAATGCAACCAAAAATCGAAATGGAAATAGGAGATCTTGAGGATAGTGAAAGGACGGCAGACCATTTGCAAGAAAGTGAAAGGACGGCAAGTCGCTTGCAGGTTAGTGAAAAGATAGCTGGGTACGATCAGGATAAAGAAACAGCAGCTGGCTTCACGCAGGATAACGAAAGGAAGACCGTCTGTGTGCAGGAAAATGAAAGGAAGGCCGTCTATGTGCAGGATAACGAAAGGAAGACCGTCTATGTGCAGGAATATGAAAGGACTACCACTGACCAAATGATGGAAAGTGAAAGGACAGCCACTGACCACACTCAGGACAGTGAAAGGACAACTGACCACTTGCAGGATAGTCAAAGGACAACTGACCACTTGCAGGATAGTCAAAGGACAACTGACCACTTGCAGGATAGTGAAAGAAACATGGAGTATAGGACAGAGGGGGAAACAGATGGCAAAGTAGAGGTAATTGGTAAGGATGAAAGAAATGATGATGctaatggtgatgatgatgatgatgatgatgatgatgatagtttagATAACCAAGGTGATAAAATTAGTAGTGAGAGTCATTTTTCTGAAAAGGACGCCGAGTCAGTGGAAGACAATGGTAACCCCACCAGTCCAGAAAAGAACGGGGAGGTGACCACGCCCATGTCACCTCAGAGTCCCGAAAATCACAGTGAACCCAGTAACTGCGATACTGGTGACGATGTAGGAATGGTTAGCAAAGCAGACAGTGACACTAGTGAAAGTGACTGTCGCCCTCTAAGTGAGGTCAATGCAAATGATGACAAATCTGTCGTGAAGACGACTAACGGCTTAGAGAGCGACGAATTGAAAGATTCAGGTTTGCCTAATCATTCCCCTGAAAAGGAGAAGAATGTGACCTTGAAAGTTCAAGGCGCTGAGAGGACGAACGGTCCCAGTGTCCCTCAGGGGGGAGAACTGGTCCAGGCAGATTCAGTAGAGGGTATCGGGGAGGTTAGGACTGCTTAA